A section of the Oreochromis niloticus isolate F11D_XX linkage group LG9, O_niloticus_UMD_NMBU, whole genome shotgun sequence genome encodes:
- the zcchc2 gene encoding zinc finger CCHC domain-containing protein 2 isoform X1 → MLKMKLPTKTGEEGGNQTAKNDSLDRPKHQHVLGAASPSVAYDKLGDSPRPPVYPPQLDKESVFEWFGLHLNPAKRIEFMCGLLHMCQPLELRFLGSYLEDLARKDYHVLRDFEFRANNPSDLGVLTDVVDPVIRSKLLVCLSLLGSDSRECAGILFRILSHVNPALFCKNYECPLPPFRDSHVHSPCQADNMYGGSEEDCGFSANDTAGGPLEQIALLFTMASLHPAFHFHQRQVVRELLDKIELAMEEGKRQRQRRLNVQATELMGQKGDYLASQGLGLGECPASHPPCQSRRSSRRATQREAVHIEGIVLKGICRKRTDKEYNFEVTWSDSSFSQVTKTHFELENFLLKLPKDQCTESFEKSILNLLNQGGQYESREVEKNLRERFLSAPPLFRQTRKVCSFFNCDSSCAAKPTCSRCNCQLGTAYQGDCSDASSQEEESYLQGHKKKHGSKSPCQLSLSSAKGSQVDPRRGGHAAELNGPAERRKKSCAPRSSQEAEQHQDTDKRSHPSTKTKSRVLPTEGDKVKCKSVTFVSNGCLVAAPRKDGGSSSESCSSPSSPQHRGPESLESEDEHNKDTDSPCDDLCKGPGSDMFFTGQTDSAVLAEASFSSLEGRADFPHISFMHNVSYILPNGAADAGLPLGSLPGQSLVPEGKPSSGPLMIPMPTLPPAVSGIVDDPEKRDVVQTFGIPPTGLHPAGSSAMQPLVQGFKTALSHSQGGTDGVPGSGSSPAAPQVSHQGPIRPISVMSSPILTCQDPANVSPGLASSLPHVETSQSKRPGLPSALPSPYTLPPVPMPTLGAPVTPVPSPGQVQAAVPPAVPTHTPGPAPSSSPALTHSIAHSDCTSYSNSSASSGSTPVAPGSPLTLQQTQQPAAPQQQPPMGCGMCGCHNNCGSRSSSASVASGQTPLFFPGHQMAAAHQMFSVPPPLFQITSLCNNSYLTQAHPPHQANGPTSLPPYFPSAPPAHPPPYLNTHTQSHAEVPSHMLATQATAVVAASYSLQQPMAPNTSFCHHVYQHVYPPLGMLPPSLLGGGGVNKKNGNVSCYNCGVSGHFAHECNQPSIDSTQQGGFRLKYTPSHISDGPDNAD, encoded by the exons ATGCTGAAAATGAAGCTACCGACGAAAACGGGCGAGGAAGGAGGTAACCAAACGGCTAAGAACGATTCATTGGATCGGCCGAAGCACCAACATGTTCTCGGGGCGGCATCTCCCTCCGTGGCGTATGACAAGCTGGGGGACTCGCCCAGACCTCCGGTGTATCCACCACAACTGGACAAGGAGAGCGTCTTTGAGTGGTTCGGCCTGCACCTAAACCCTGCTAAGCGTATCGAGTTCATGTGCGGGCTGTTGCATATGTGCCAACCCCTGGAGCTCCGTTTTTTAGGATCTTACTTGGAGGATCTCGCTAGAAAAGATTACCATGTTTTACGGGACTTTGAGTTTCGAGCAAATAATCCGAGCGATTTGGGAGTGTTAACGGACGTGGTTGACCCAGTGATCAGGTCTAAACTCCTAGTCTGCCTGTCCCTCCTCGGGTCTGACAGCAGGGAATGTGCTGGAATACTCTTTCGGATACTGAGCCATGTCAACCCGGCCTTGTTCTGCAAAAATTACGAGTGCCCCCTCCCTCCATTTAGGGACTCTCACGTTCACTCGCCGTGTCAGGCCGACAATATGTACGGAGGTTCAGAAGAAGACTGCGGCTTCTCTGCAAACGACACAGCCGGAGGACCTCTGGAGCAGATTGCGCTGCTTTTTACTATGGCGTCCCTGCACCCAGCCTTCCACTTCCACCAACGCCAAGTTGTTCGGGAACTGCTCGACAAAATAGAGCTGGCTATGGAGGAGGGAAAGCGTCAACGCCAGCGTAGATTAAACGTCCAAGCAACG GAGCTGATGGGCCAAAAGGGAGATTACCTGGCCTCTCAAGGGCTTGGGCTAGGAGAGTGTCCAGCCTCCCATCCACCTTGCCAGAGCCGACGGTCCAGCCGCAGGGCAACACAGAGAGAAG CTGTGCATATCGAGGGAATTGTGCTTAAGGGCATCTGTCGGAAGAGAACGGACAAGGAATACAATTTTGAG GTGACCTGGTCCGACTCCTCTTTCAGCCAAGTGACCAAAACCCATTTTGAGCTGGAGAACTTCCTCCTGAAG CTTCCTAAGGATCAGTGTACAGAGTCTTTTGAGAAGAGCATCTTGAATCTTTTGAACCAGGGGGGCCAGTATGAGAGCAGGGAGGTGGAGAAGAACCTCAG AGAGAGGTTCCTGTCTGCGCCTCCACTGTTCAGGCAGACCAGAAAGGTCTGCAGCTTCTTCAACTGTGATTCCAGTTGCGCTGCCAAACCTACTTGTAGCAGAT gCAACTGTCAGCTGGGCACAGCCTACCAGGGAGACTGCTCCGATGCCTCCAGTCAGGAGGAAG AGTCGTATCTACAGGGACACAAGAAAAAGCACGGGTCCAAGAGTCCATGTCAGCT CAGTCTGTCTAGTGCCAAAGGCTCCCAGGTGGACCCTCGCAGGGGAGGACATGCTGCAGAGCTCAATGGGCCTGCagagaggagaaagaagagCTGCGCACCGCGAAGTAGCCAGGAAGCCGAACAG CACCAGGACACAGACAAGAGAAGCCACCCATCCACCAAAACCAAGAGCAGAGTGCTGCCCACAGAAGG AGACAAGGTGAAGTGCAAGTCTGTTACCTTTGTGTCCAACGGGTGTTTGGTAGCAGCCCCGAGGAAAG ATGGCGGTTCATCATCAGAAAGCTGCAGCTCCCCATCCAGCCCACAGCACCGAGGACCAGAGAGCCTGGAAAGTGAGGATGAACACAACAAAG ATACAGATAGCCCCTGTGATGATCTCTGTAAAGGACCGGGCTCTGACATGTTCTTCACCGGCCAGACTGATTCTGCTGTGCTGGCGGAGGCCTCCTTCAGCAGCCTGGAGGGGAGAGCAGACTTCCCACATATTTCCTTCATGCATAATGTGAGCTACATACTCCCCAATGGAGCTGCGGATGCTGGGCTCCCATTGGGTTCACTTCCTGGCCAGAGCCTGGTTCCAGAGGGAAAGCCCTCATCAGGGCCGCTAATGATTCCGATGCCCACACTGCCTCCAGCCGTCTCTGGAATTGTGGACGACCCGGAGAAGAGGGATGTTGTCCAAACCTTTGGGATTCCACCTACTGGACTGCATCCTGCAGGAAGTTCTGCTATGCAGCCTTTGGTCCAGGGCTTCAAAACGGCTTTGTCTCACAGCCAGGGTGGCACTGACGGAGTGCCGGGGAGTGGCTCTTCACCTGCTGCACCGCAGGTTTCACACCAGGGTCCAATCAGACCCATCAGCGTCATGTCTTCTCCGATACTAACCTGCCAAGACCCAGCCAACGTCAGCCCGGGCCTGGCCTCTTCTCTACCACATGTGGAGACATCGCAAAGCAAGCGCCCAGGCTTACCGTCTGCCCTGCCTTCTCCCTACACCCTGCCCCCCGTCCCAATGCCAACTCTGGGGGCACCTGTGACCCCTGTTCCATCCCCTGGACAAGTACAAGCTGCTGTTCCCCCAGCTGTGCCCACACACACCCCTGGACCTGCCCCAAGCTCCAGCCCAGCACTTACACACAGCATAGCACACAGCGACTGTACATCCTACAGTAACAGCAGTGCTTCCAGTGGAAGCACCCCGGTCGCTCCTGGTAGCCCTCTCACTCTCCAGCAGACCCAGCAGCCAGCAGCACCGCAGCAGCAGCCGCCAATGGGCTGCGGGATGTGCGGCTGTCACAATAACTGCGGCAGCCGAAGCAGCAGTGCGAGCGTCGCCTCCGGTCAGACGCCTTTATTCTTCCCTGGCCACCAGATGGCAGCAGCGCACCAGATGTTCAGTGTTCCTCCACCGCTCTTCCAGATCACAAGCCTGTGCAATAACAGCTACCTCACCCAGGCTCACCCTCCTCACCAGGCCAACGGACCCACCTCCCTGCCCCCTTACTTCCCCAGCGCTCCTCCAGCACATCCACCCCCTTACCTTAACACTCACACCCAAAGTCACGCAGAGGTTCCATCGCACATGCTGGCCACGCAGGCTACAGCAGTGGTAGCCGCCAGCTACAGCCTCCAGCAGCCTATGGCTCCAAACACATCGTTCTGCCACCATGTCTACCAGCATGTGTACCCTCCCCTGGGGATGCTGCCTCCCTCTCTGTTGGGGGGAGGTGGCGTCAATAAGAAGAACGGGAACGTGTCCTGTTATAACTGCGGTGTGAGCGGCCACTTTGCTCACGAATGCAACCAGCCCTCCATTGACTCCACACAGCAAG gtGGGTTCCGGTTAAAGTACACACCGTCCCACATCTCAGACGGCCCTGACAACGCTGACTGA
- the zcchc2 gene encoding zinc finger CCHC domain-containing protein 2 isoform X3 gives MLKMKLPTKTGEEGGNQTAKNDSLDRPKHQHVLGAASPSVAYDKLGDSPRPPVYPPQLDKESVFEWFGLHLNPAKRIEFMCGLLHMCQPLELRFLGSYLEDLARKDYHVLRDFEFRANNPSDLGVLTDVVDPVIRSKLLVCLSLLGSDSRECAGILFRILSHVNPALFCKNYECPLPPFRDSHVHSPCQADNMYGGSEEDCGFSANDTAGGPLEQIALLFTMASLHPAFHFHQRQVVRELLDKIELAMEEGKRQRQRRLNVQATELMGQKGDYLASQGLGLGECPASHPPCQSRRSSRRATQREAVHIEGIVLKGICRKRTDKEYNFEVTWSDSSFSQVTKTHFELENFLLKLPKDQCTESFEKSILNLLNQGGQYESREVEKNLRERFLSAPPLFRQTRKVCSFFNCDSSCAAKPTCSRCNCQLGTAYQGDCSDASSQEEESYLQGHKKKHGSKSPCQLSLSSAKGSQVDPRRGGHAAELNGPAERRKKSCAPRSSQEAEQHQDTDKRSHPSTKTKSRVLPTEGDKVKCKSVTFVSNGCLVAAPRKDGGSSSESCSSPSSPQHRGPESLESEDEHNKDSPCDDLCKGPGSDMFFTGQTDSAVLAEASFSSLEGRADFPHISFMHNVSYILPNGAADAGLPLGSLPGQSLVPEGKPSSGPLMIPMPTLPPAVSGIVDDPEKRDVVQTFGIPPTGLHPAGSSAMQPLVQGFKTALSHSQGGTDGVPGSGSSPAAPQVSHQGPIRPISVMSSPILTCQDPANVSPGLASSLPHVETSQSKRPGLPSALPSPYTLPPVPMPTLGAPVTPVPSPGQVQAAVPPAVPTHTPGPAPSSSPALTHSIAHSDCTSYSNSSASSGSTPVAPGSPLTLQQTQQPAAPQQQPPMGCGMCGCHNNCGSRSSSASVASGQTPLFFPGHQMAAAHQMFSVPPPLFQITSLCNNSYLTQAHPPHQANGPTSLPPYFPSAPPAHPPPYLNTHTQSHAEVPSHMLATQATAVVAASYSLQQPMAPNTSFCHHVYQHVYPPLGMLPPSLLGGGGVNKKNGNVSCYNCGVSGHFAHECNQPSIDSTQQGGFRLKYTPSHISDGPDNAD, from the exons ATGCTGAAAATGAAGCTACCGACGAAAACGGGCGAGGAAGGAGGTAACCAAACGGCTAAGAACGATTCATTGGATCGGCCGAAGCACCAACATGTTCTCGGGGCGGCATCTCCCTCCGTGGCGTATGACAAGCTGGGGGACTCGCCCAGACCTCCGGTGTATCCACCACAACTGGACAAGGAGAGCGTCTTTGAGTGGTTCGGCCTGCACCTAAACCCTGCTAAGCGTATCGAGTTCATGTGCGGGCTGTTGCATATGTGCCAACCCCTGGAGCTCCGTTTTTTAGGATCTTACTTGGAGGATCTCGCTAGAAAAGATTACCATGTTTTACGGGACTTTGAGTTTCGAGCAAATAATCCGAGCGATTTGGGAGTGTTAACGGACGTGGTTGACCCAGTGATCAGGTCTAAACTCCTAGTCTGCCTGTCCCTCCTCGGGTCTGACAGCAGGGAATGTGCTGGAATACTCTTTCGGATACTGAGCCATGTCAACCCGGCCTTGTTCTGCAAAAATTACGAGTGCCCCCTCCCTCCATTTAGGGACTCTCACGTTCACTCGCCGTGTCAGGCCGACAATATGTACGGAGGTTCAGAAGAAGACTGCGGCTTCTCTGCAAACGACACAGCCGGAGGACCTCTGGAGCAGATTGCGCTGCTTTTTACTATGGCGTCCCTGCACCCAGCCTTCCACTTCCACCAACGCCAAGTTGTTCGGGAACTGCTCGACAAAATAGAGCTGGCTATGGAGGAGGGAAAGCGTCAACGCCAGCGTAGATTAAACGTCCAAGCAACG GAGCTGATGGGCCAAAAGGGAGATTACCTGGCCTCTCAAGGGCTTGGGCTAGGAGAGTGTCCAGCCTCCCATCCACCTTGCCAGAGCCGACGGTCCAGCCGCAGGGCAACACAGAGAGAAG CTGTGCATATCGAGGGAATTGTGCTTAAGGGCATCTGTCGGAAGAGAACGGACAAGGAATACAATTTTGAG GTGACCTGGTCCGACTCCTCTTTCAGCCAAGTGACCAAAACCCATTTTGAGCTGGAGAACTTCCTCCTGAAG CTTCCTAAGGATCAGTGTACAGAGTCTTTTGAGAAGAGCATCTTGAATCTTTTGAACCAGGGGGGCCAGTATGAGAGCAGGGAGGTGGAGAAGAACCTCAG AGAGAGGTTCCTGTCTGCGCCTCCACTGTTCAGGCAGACCAGAAAGGTCTGCAGCTTCTTCAACTGTGATTCCAGTTGCGCTGCCAAACCTACTTGTAGCAGAT gCAACTGTCAGCTGGGCACAGCCTACCAGGGAGACTGCTCCGATGCCTCCAGTCAGGAGGAAG AGTCGTATCTACAGGGACACAAGAAAAAGCACGGGTCCAAGAGTCCATGTCAGCT CAGTCTGTCTAGTGCCAAAGGCTCCCAGGTGGACCCTCGCAGGGGAGGACATGCTGCAGAGCTCAATGGGCCTGCagagaggagaaagaagagCTGCGCACCGCGAAGTAGCCAGGAAGCCGAACAG CACCAGGACACAGACAAGAGAAGCCACCCATCCACCAAAACCAAGAGCAGAGTGCTGCCCACAGAAGG AGACAAGGTGAAGTGCAAGTCTGTTACCTTTGTGTCCAACGGGTGTTTGGTAGCAGCCCCGAGGAAAG ATGGCGGTTCATCATCAGAAAGCTGCAGCTCCCCATCCAGCCCACAGCACCGAGGACCAGAGAGCCTGGAAAGTGAGGATGAACACAACAAAG ATAGCCCCTGTGATGATCTCTGTAAAGGACCGGGCTCTGACATGTTCTTCACCGGCCAGACTGATTCTGCTGTGCTGGCGGAGGCCTCCTTCAGCAGCCTGGAGGGGAGAGCAGACTTCCCACATATTTCCTTCATGCATAATGTGAGCTACATACTCCCCAATGGAGCTGCGGATGCTGGGCTCCCATTGGGTTCACTTCCTGGCCAGAGCCTGGTTCCAGAGGGAAAGCCCTCATCAGGGCCGCTAATGATTCCGATGCCCACACTGCCTCCAGCCGTCTCTGGAATTGTGGACGACCCGGAGAAGAGGGATGTTGTCCAAACCTTTGGGATTCCACCTACTGGACTGCATCCTGCAGGAAGTTCTGCTATGCAGCCTTTGGTCCAGGGCTTCAAAACGGCTTTGTCTCACAGCCAGGGTGGCACTGACGGAGTGCCGGGGAGTGGCTCTTCACCTGCTGCACCGCAGGTTTCACACCAGGGTCCAATCAGACCCATCAGCGTCATGTCTTCTCCGATACTAACCTGCCAAGACCCAGCCAACGTCAGCCCGGGCCTGGCCTCTTCTCTACCACATGTGGAGACATCGCAAAGCAAGCGCCCAGGCTTACCGTCTGCCCTGCCTTCTCCCTACACCCTGCCCCCCGTCCCAATGCCAACTCTGGGGGCACCTGTGACCCCTGTTCCATCCCCTGGACAAGTACAAGCTGCTGTTCCCCCAGCTGTGCCCACACACACCCCTGGACCTGCCCCAAGCTCCAGCCCAGCACTTACACACAGCATAGCACACAGCGACTGTACATCCTACAGTAACAGCAGTGCTTCCAGTGGAAGCACCCCGGTCGCTCCTGGTAGCCCTCTCACTCTCCAGCAGACCCAGCAGCCAGCAGCACCGCAGCAGCAGCCGCCAATGGGCTGCGGGATGTGCGGCTGTCACAATAACTGCGGCAGCCGAAGCAGCAGTGCGAGCGTCGCCTCCGGTCAGACGCCTTTATTCTTCCCTGGCCACCAGATGGCAGCAGCGCACCAGATGTTCAGTGTTCCTCCACCGCTCTTCCAGATCACAAGCCTGTGCAATAACAGCTACCTCACCCAGGCTCACCCTCCTCACCAGGCCAACGGACCCACCTCCCTGCCCCCTTACTTCCCCAGCGCTCCTCCAGCACATCCACCCCCTTACCTTAACACTCACACCCAAAGTCACGCAGAGGTTCCATCGCACATGCTGGCCACGCAGGCTACAGCAGTGGTAGCCGCCAGCTACAGCCTCCAGCAGCCTATGGCTCCAAACACATCGTTCTGCCACCATGTCTACCAGCATGTGTACCCTCCCCTGGGGATGCTGCCTCCCTCTCTGTTGGGGGGAGGTGGCGTCAATAAGAAGAACGGGAACGTGTCCTGTTATAACTGCGGTGTGAGCGGCCACTTTGCTCACGAATGCAACCAGCCCTCCATTGACTCCACACAGCAAG gtGGGTTCCGGTTAAAGTACACACCGTCCCACATCTCAGACGGCCCTGACAACGCTGACTGA
- the zcchc2 gene encoding zinc finger CCHC domain-containing protein 2 isoform X2: MLKMKLPTKTGEEGGNQTAKNDSLDRPKHQHVLGAASPSVAYDKLGDSPRPPVYPPQLDKESVFEWFGLHLNPAKRIEFMCGLLHMCQPLELRFLGSYLEDLARKDYHVLRDFEFRANNPSDLGVLTDVVDPVIRSKLLVCLSLLGSDSRECAGILFRILSHVNPALFCKNYECPLPPFRDSHVHSPCQADNMYGGSEEDCGFSANDTAGGPLEQIALLFTMASLHPAFHFHQRQVVRELLDKIELAMEEGKRQRQRRLNVQATELMGQKGDYLASQGLGLGECPASHPPCQSRRSSRRATQREAVHIEGIVLKGICRKRTDKEYNFEVTWSDSSFSQVTKTHFELENFLLKLPKDQCTESFEKSILNLLNQGGQYESREVEKNLRERFLSAPPLFRQTRKVCSFFNCDSSCAAKPTCSRCNCQLGTAYQGDCSDASSQEEESYLQGHKKKHGSKSPCQLLSSAKGSQVDPRRGGHAAELNGPAERRKKSCAPRSSQEAEQHQDTDKRSHPSTKTKSRVLPTEGDKVKCKSVTFVSNGCLVAAPRKDGGSSSESCSSPSSPQHRGPESLESEDEHNKDTDSPCDDLCKGPGSDMFFTGQTDSAVLAEASFSSLEGRADFPHISFMHNVSYILPNGAADAGLPLGSLPGQSLVPEGKPSSGPLMIPMPTLPPAVSGIVDDPEKRDVVQTFGIPPTGLHPAGSSAMQPLVQGFKTALSHSQGGTDGVPGSGSSPAAPQVSHQGPIRPISVMSSPILTCQDPANVSPGLASSLPHVETSQSKRPGLPSALPSPYTLPPVPMPTLGAPVTPVPSPGQVQAAVPPAVPTHTPGPAPSSSPALTHSIAHSDCTSYSNSSASSGSTPVAPGSPLTLQQTQQPAAPQQQPPMGCGMCGCHNNCGSRSSSASVASGQTPLFFPGHQMAAAHQMFSVPPPLFQITSLCNNSYLTQAHPPHQANGPTSLPPYFPSAPPAHPPPYLNTHTQSHAEVPSHMLATQATAVVAASYSLQQPMAPNTSFCHHVYQHVYPPLGMLPPSLLGGGGVNKKNGNVSCYNCGVSGHFAHECNQPSIDSTQQGGFRLKYTPSHISDGPDNAD; encoded by the exons ATGCTGAAAATGAAGCTACCGACGAAAACGGGCGAGGAAGGAGGTAACCAAACGGCTAAGAACGATTCATTGGATCGGCCGAAGCACCAACATGTTCTCGGGGCGGCATCTCCCTCCGTGGCGTATGACAAGCTGGGGGACTCGCCCAGACCTCCGGTGTATCCACCACAACTGGACAAGGAGAGCGTCTTTGAGTGGTTCGGCCTGCACCTAAACCCTGCTAAGCGTATCGAGTTCATGTGCGGGCTGTTGCATATGTGCCAACCCCTGGAGCTCCGTTTTTTAGGATCTTACTTGGAGGATCTCGCTAGAAAAGATTACCATGTTTTACGGGACTTTGAGTTTCGAGCAAATAATCCGAGCGATTTGGGAGTGTTAACGGACGTGGTTGACCCAGTGATCAGGTCTAAACTCCTAGTCTGCCTGTCCCTCCTCGGGTCTGACAGCAGGGAATGTGCTGGAATACTCTTTCGGATACTGAGCCATGTCAACCCGGCCTTGTTCTGCAAAAATTACGAGTGCCCCCTCCCTCCATTTAGGGACTCTCACGTTCACTCGCCGTGTCAGGCCGACAATATGTACGGAGGTTCAGAAGAAGACTGCGGCTTCTCTGCAAACGACACAGCCGGAGGACCTCTGGAGCAGATTGCGCTGCTTTTTACTATGGCGTCCCTGCACCCAGCCTTCCACTTCCACCAACGCCAAGTTGTTCGGGAACTGCTCGACAAAATAGAGCTGGCTATGGAGGAGGGAAAGCGTCAACGCCAGCGTAGATTAAACGTCCAAGCAACG GAGCTGATGGGCCAAAAGGGAGATTACCTGGCCTCTCAAGGGCTTGGGCTAGGAGAGTGTCCAGCCTCCCATCCACCTTGCCAGAGCCGACGGTCCAGCCGCAGGGCAACACAGAGAGAAG CTGTGCATATCGAGGGAATTGTGCTTAAGGGCATCTGTCGGAAGAGAACGGACAAGGAATACAATTTTGAG GTGACCTGGTCCGACTCCTCTTTCAGCCAAGTGACCAAAACCCATTTTGAGCTGGAGAACTTCCTCCTGAAG CTTCCTAAGGATCAGTGTACAGAGTCTTTTGAGAAGAGCATCTTGAATCTTTTGAACCAGGGGGGCCAGTATGAGAGCAGGGAGGTGGAGAAGAACCTCAG AGAGAGGTTCCTGTCTGCGCCTCCACTGTTCAGGCAGACCAGAAAGGTCTGCAGCTTCTTCAACTGTGATTCCAGTTGCGCTGCCAAACCTACTTGTAGCAGAT gCAACTGTCAGCTGGGCACAGCCTACCAGGGAGACTGCTCCGATGCCTCCAGTCAGGAGGAAG AGTCGTATCTACAGGGACACAAGAAAAAGCACGGGTCCAAGAGTCCATGTCAGCT TCTGTCTAGTGCCAAAGGCTCCCAGGTGGACCCTCGCAGGGGAGGACATGCTGCAGAGCTCAATGGGCCTGCagagaggagaaagaagagCTGCGCACCGCGAAGTAGCCAGGAAGCCGAACAG CACCAGGACACAGACAAGAGAAGCCACCCATCCACCAAAACCAAGAGCAGAGTGCTGCCCACAGAAGG AGACAAGGTGAAGTGCAAGTCTGTTACCTTTGTGTCCAACGGGTGTTTGGTAGCAGCCCCGAGGAAAG ATGGCGGTTCATCATCAGAAAGCTGCAGCTCCCCATCCAGCCCACAGCACCGAGGACCAGAGAGCCTGGAAAGTGAGGATGAACACAACAAAG ATACAGATAGCCCCTGTGATGATCTCTGTAAAGGACCGGGCTCTGACATGTTCTTCACCGGCCAGACTGATTCTGCTGTGCTGGCGGAGGCCTCCTTCAGCAGCCTGGAGGGGAGAGCAGACTTCCCACATATTTCCTTCATGCATAATGTGAGCTACATACTCCCCAATGGAGCTGCGGATGCTGGGCTCCCATTGGGTTCACTTCCTGGCCAGAGCCTGGTTCCAGAGGGAAAGCCCTCATCAGGGCCGCTAATGATTCCGATGCCCACACTGCCTCCAGCCGTCTCTGGAATTGTGGACGACCCGGAGAAGAGGGATGTTGTCCAAACCTTTGGGATTCCACCTACTGGACTGCATCCTGCAGGAAGTTCTGCTATGCAGCCTTTGGTCCAGGGCTTCAAAACGGCTTTGTCTCACAGCCAGGGTGGCACTGACGGAGTGCCGGGGAGTGGCTCTTCACCTGCTGCACCGCAGGTTTCACACCAGGGTCCAATCAGACCCATCAGCGTCATGTCTTCTCCGATACTAACCTGCCAAGACCCAGCCAACGTCAGCCCGGGCCTGGCCTCTTCTCTACCACATGTGGAGACATCGCAAAGCAAGCGCCCAGGCTTACCGTCTGCCCTGCCTTCTCCCTACACCCTGCCCCCCGTCCCAATGCCAACTCTGGGGGCACCTGTGACCCCTGTTCCATCCCCTGGACAAGTACAAGCTGCTGTTCCCCCAGCTGTGCCCACACACACCCCTGGACCTGCCCCAAGCTCCAGCCCAGCACTTACACACAGCATAGCACACAGCGACTGTACATCCTACAGTAACAGCAGTGCTTCCAGTGGAAGCACCCCGGTCGCTCCTGGTAGCCCTCTCACTCTCCAGCAGACCCAGCAGCCAGCAGCACCGCAGCAGCAGCCGCCAATGGGCTGCGGGATGTGCGGCTGTCACAATAACTGCGGCAGCCGAAGCAGCAGTGCGAGCGTCGCCTCCGGTCAGACGCCTTTATTCTTCCCTGGCCACCAGATGGCAGCAGCGCACCAGATGTTCAGTGTTCCTCCACCGCTCTTCCAGATCACAAGCCTGTGCAATAACAGCTACCTCACCCAGGCTCACCCTCCTCACCAGGCCAACGGACCCACCTCCCTGCCCCCTTACTTCCCCAGCGCTCCTCCAGCACATCCACCCCCTTACCTTAACACTCACACCCAAAGTCACGCAGAGGTTCCATCGCACATGCTGGCCACGCAGGCTACAGCAGTGGTAGCCGCCAGCTACAGCCTCCAGCAGCCTATGGCTCCAAACACATCGTTCTGCCACCATGTCTACCAGCATGTGTACCCTCCCCTGGGGATGCTGCCTCCCTCTCTGTTGGGGGGAGGTGGCGTCAATAAGAAGAACGGGAACGTGTCCTGTTATAACTGCGGTGTGAGCGGCCACTTTGCTCACGAATGCAACCAGCCCTCCATTGACTCCACACAGCAAG gtGGGTTCCGGTTAAAGTACACACCGTCCCACATCTCAGACGGCCCTGACAACGCTGACTGA